One Streptomyces dangxiongensis genomic window, GGGGCGGCGTCCCGGCCCGCACGATCCTGGACCTCGCGCCGCCGGCGCCGGACGTCACCCATGTGATGGTCTGGGCGGAGTACGGCTTCAGCTCGAACCTGCGCCTCGCGGACTTCGCCTCCGACCGCACGATCTTCGCCACCCACAAGGACGGTGAGCTGCTCACCGCCGAGCACGGCTTCCCGGTCCGCCTGATCGTGCCGCACCTGTACGCCTGGAAGGGGCCCAAGTGGGTCCGGGGCGTGGAGTACATGACGGCCGACCGCCGCGGCTTCTGGGAGGAGCGCGGCTACCACAACATCGGGGACCCCTGGAAGGAGCAGCGTTACTCCTACCAGGAGGAACCCGGCGACGGCCCCGAACTGTGACGCCCGCCCCCCAGTGGGTCAGTGGTGGTACCGGTGCACCACCGCGTGCCCCTTGCCCCGCCCGATCGTCCACTTGTTGACCGGCGTGGTCACCAGGAAGGCGAGGGCGAGCGAGACCGCGAGCGAGATCCAGAACAGCGGATCGCCGAGCGCCGCGTCCATCGCGGACGGCCAGAGCACGATCACGCCGTTGTCGATCAGCTCCATCACGGCGATGGAGAGGGTGTCGGCGGCCAGTGCCACCCGGACGGCCGTACGGAGGTCCAGCCCGGCGCGCAGGACCCCGCGCAGGGTGAGCGAGTAGCCGAAGGCGAAGGCCAGGACGATCGCCAGCAGCGTGGTCGGCAGGTTGCCCCAGCCGAACGCGGTGCCCACGACCATGCCGAGCACCTCGCCGATCGCGCAGCCGGTCAGGCAGTGCAGCGTGGCCCGGACGGCCGTCGGCCAGGTCGCCGTGGTGCCGCTGTCCCCGTGGTGCTGGTGGTGTCCGCCGTGCGCGCCGTGCTGGTGGTGCTCGTGTGCGTGGCCGGTGTGGGTCCGGTCCATGGTTTCCCCCAAGCCGAGTGGCGGTTCCTGTCCTCCAGAGGAACCAGATACCCCCTGGGGGTATTCCTGGGCGCGGTCAGGAATCCCGGAGCCTCTTCAGCCGCTCCACGTCCGCCGCGTGGCCCTCGCGGTCGCCCGGCGTCTCGATGACCAGCGGGACGCCCGCCGTGGCCGGATGGGTCATCAGGGCGCGGAACGGATCCTCGCCGATGTGGCCGGCACCGATGTTCTCGTGCCGGTCCTTGTGCGCGCCCGCCACGTCCTTGGAGTCGTTGGCGTGGATCAGCTTCAGCCGGCCCTCGCCGACCGTGTCCACCAGCAGGTCCAGGGTGCGGTGCATGCCGTCCGGCCCGGTCAGGTCGTGCCCGGCGGCGAAGATGTGGCAGGTGTCCAGGCACACGCCCAGCTTCGGATGCGCGTCCAGCGCCTCGAAGTACGGCCCGAAGTCCCAGGTCCGCGAGCACAGCGAGGAGCCCTGTCCGGCGGTCGACTCCAGCAGCAGGAACGGGTCGTCGTCATGGGTCAGCTCGTCCAGCAGCGGCAGCAGATGCTCCCGCACCTGCTTCAGCGCCACCTCCCGCGCCCGCCCGCCGGTCGCGCTCCCGGTGTGCACGACCACGCCCAGCGCGCCGATCTCCCGCCCGCGCCGCAGCGAGTGCCGCAGCGACTCCACCGACCGCTCCACGGTCGCCTCGGTGTGCGAGCCGAAGTTGATCAGATAGGGGGCGTGGACGTACGCCGGGAGCGACTCCTCGGCGCACGCCGCGCGGAACGCCTCGTCCTGCCGCGGGTTCCCGGCGGGCGTGGCCCAGCCGCGCGGGTTGGCGACGAAGACCTGCACGGTCTCGGCCCTCAGCTCACGGGCGTACGACAGGCCCACGGAGTGCAGGCCGCCGGCCACGGGCACATGGCTGCCGACCGGGTTGCGGGGGAGGAGGGAGGACGGATCGGGACTCACCCGTTCAGGGTGTCATGCCCGGCCCGGCGCCCGGACCGCGGTGACCCCGCTCACCGGATGGTGATCGTGATCGTCGCCCCCTTGGGCGCCCTGTCGCCGGCCGCCACCGACTGCTTCCTCACGGTGTCGCCGAACAGTCCGAGCAGCCCGCGGTCGTCGTCGACCTCGAAGCCGGCGGCCTCCAGCCGCTGGTGCGCATCGTCCACGCTGTCCCCGACCACGTCCGGAACCTTGATCATCTCCGGGCCCCTGGACAGCGTCAGGGTCACCGTGTCGCCCTCGGCGGCCTTCCTGCCGTTCCGCGGGCTCTGGGCGGCCACCTCGCCCTTGTCGTACGAGGAGTTGACCCGCCCGGTGGCGATCCGCACGGTCAGCCCCGCGTCCGTCAGCTCCTGCTTCGCGCCGTCCACGTCCTCGCCGGTGACGTCCGGCACGTCGATGGGGCCGCCCTTGCTGACGGTCAGCGCGATCGCCGACCCGGAGTGCCGCTCGGTGCCCGCGTCCGGGGTCGTACCGATCACCGAGCCCTTGGGGACGTCGTCGCTGAACGCGCGCGTGACCATGCCCGGCTCCAGGCCGTCCGCCTTCAGCCGCGCCTGCGCCTGCGCCAGCGGCCGGCCCGCCACGTCCGGCACCTTCACCGTCCTCGGACCCAGCGACACGGTCAGTGTCACCGCGTCGTGGTCCCGGATCCGGGCACCGGGCCCCGGGTCGCTGCTGATGACCGTGCCGCGCCTGACCGTGTCGTTGTACGCGTGCCTGACCTGTCCGACGTCGAGCCCGGCGTCCTTCAGCCGCTCCCTCGCCTGCGGCTCGCTCTTCGTCAGCAGCGGCGGGACCTCGGTGAACTGGCCGGAGTTGATGTACCAGACCCCGGCGCCCACGCCGAGCACCACCAGCACCGCCGCGACGACCGCCAGCACCGCGCGCCGGGGCCGCGCCGGGCGCCGCCGGGGAGGCGGCGGGGGGCTCGCGAAGCGGGCGGTGCGATCGGTGACGTCCGCGGGCGGGCCGCCGTCGGCGGACAGCGGCCGGGGCACGGTCAGCGAGCGCGGGATCACGCTCGTGCGGTCGGCGGCGTTGTCGTGCTCCGCGGTCACCGCCTGCGGCGGCAGCGCGTCGAGCTGCTCGTCGGTCAGCCCGGCGCGGGCCTCGCGCACCCGCAGGAGCAGCGCCACGGCGTCGTGCGGCCGGATGTCGGGGGTGCGCGCCGTGGCCGACGCCACCAGCTCGTCCAGCCGGTACGGCAGTCCGGGCACGAGCGCCGAGGGCGGCGGTACGTCCTCGTGGATGTGCCGGTAGAGCACCTGGGCCGGGGACTCACCGGCGTGCGGCTTGCCGCCCGTCAGCATCTCGTACAGGACCACACCGCACGCGTACACGTCGACGCGCGGGTCGGCGACGCCCTGCTCGATCTGCTCGGGGGCGAGATAGGAGACGGTCCCGAGGACGGCGCCCGTGGTGCTGGTCACCGTGTCCACGGAGCGCACCAGCCCGAAGTCGGCCACCTTGACCCGGCCGTCGTCCCCTATCAGCACGTTCTCGGGCTTCATGTCCCGGTGCACGAACCCGGCCAGGTGCGCGGCGCCGAGCGCGGCCAGCACCGGCTCCAGGATGTCCAGCGCGGCCCGCGGCTGCACGGCGCCCCGCTCGCGCAGCACGTCCCGCAGGGTGCACCCGGCGACGTACTCCATCGCCAGGTACACGTACGACCCGTCCGTGCCCTGGTCGAAGACCTGCACCACGTTGGGGTGGTCGAGCCGGGCGACGGACTTCGCCTCCCGGATGAACCGCTCGACGAAGGCCCCGTCGACCGCGAGCGCCGGGTGCATCACCTTCAGCGCGAGGACGCGGTCCAGGCGGGTGTCCAGGGCCCGGTAGACCGTGGCCATCCCGCCGGCCGCGACCCGCGCGTCGACGCGGTAGCGGCCGTCGAGGAGCTGACCGACGAGGGGGTCCTGAAGGGTCGTATCCACGCAGGGGAGTCTACGAGGGCCCACCGACACCACCGCCGGCCGCGGTGCCCCGGGTGGCGGAATGCAGCAGAGCTGTGACTGTCACGCGACGTGGAGCCCGGCGGGAGGCGGGGCCGGCCGGGGCCGGCCCCGCCTCGGTGCACAGCGTTCTAGAAGGCGGGCCGCTCGGGGTCCAGGCGGGCGAGGCCCGCGGCCGGGGAGGAGGCCTGCGCGAAGTGGCGCGGCGGGATCCGCCCGGCCCGCCGGGCCAGCCGCCCCCCCTCCACGGCGTGCCTCATGGCCGTGGCCATCAGCTCCGGCTCCTGCGCCCGCGTCACCGCGGACGCCAGCATCACCCCGGCACAGCCCAGCTCCATCGCCAGGGCCGCGTCGGACGCCGTACCGGTCCCCGCGTCCATGATCACCGGCACGCGCGCGTGCTCCACGATCAACTGGAAGTTGTGCGGGTTGCGGATACCGAGCCCGGACCCGATCGGCGAACCCAGCGGCATCACCGCCGCGCAGCCTGCGTCCTCCAGCTTCCGCGCGAGGACGGGGTCGTCGTTGGTGTACGGCAGCACCGTGAACCCCTCGTCGACCAGGGTCTCCGCGGCCTCCAGCAGCTCCACCGGGTCCGGCAGCAGCGTCCGCTCGTCGGCGATGACCTCCAGCTTGACCAGGTCCGTGCCCAGCGCCTCCCGGGCCAGCCGGGCGGTCAGCACGGCCTCGCCGGCGGTGAAACAGCCCGCCGTGTTCGGCAGCACCCGGATGCCGAGCCGCTCCAGCACGGACAGCACCGAACCGTGCACGGCCGGGTCCACCCGGCGCATCGCGACCGTGGTCAGCTCCGTGCCGGAGGCGACGAGCGAGCGCTCCAGCACATCCAGGCTGGGCGCCCCGCCGGTGCCCATGATCAGCCGGGACGACAGGGTCAGCCCGCCGAGGACCAGGGGGTCGTCAGCCATGGCTCAGCCTCCCTGCACGGCGGTGAGGACCTCGACACGGTCGCCCTCGGCGAGAGCGGTCGCCGCCCACCGCGCACGCGGGACCACGGTCTCGTTGACGGCGGCGGCCACCCCGCGCGGCGCCGCGGTGAGGGATTCCACCAGGGCGTCCAGCGCGGTGCCCGGGACGACGCGGCGGGGTTCGCCGTTGACGGAGATGGTGACGGAGACGCTCATGCGGACTGCTCCAGCGGTTCCACGGGTGCGGCGCCGAACCGCCGCGGGGTGAACGGACGTGCCTCCTGAGGAAGGCCACCGGTGACCAGGGTGTGCGCCAGCACGTCCCCGGTGACCGGCGTGAGCAGCACCCCGTTGCGGTGGTGCCCGGTCGCCAGCAGCAGCCCCTTCAGGCCTGACGGGCCGAGCAGCGGGGCGTTGTCGGGGGAGGCGGGCCGCAGCCCGGCCCGGGTCTCGGTGAGCGGCAGCTCGGTGATGCCGGGCACCAGCTCATGGGCGTCGCGCAGCAGCTCGTACACGCCGCCCGCCGTGACCGTCGTGTCCCAGCCCAGCTCCTCGCTGGTGGCGCCGACGACCAGCTCGCCGTTCTCCCGGGGCACCAGGTAGACCTGGCTGCCGCGGACCACCGCCCGCACGGTACGGCTCAGGAAGGGCGCGAACCTGCGCGGCACGGTCAGCCGCAGCACCTGACCCTTGACCGGCCGGACCGGGGGCCGCAGCTCCTCCGGCAGGCCCGCGAGCCGCCCGCTCAGGCTCCCGGCCGCGAGGACCACCCGACCGGCGCGCAGCCCGGTCCCGTCCGCCGTGGTGACCCCGGTGGCCCGGCCCCCCGCGACGTCCAGCCGCTCGGCCCACGCGTGGTGGAACACCACACCGGCCCGCTCGCACGCCGCCATCAGGGCCGCCGACAGCCGCCGCGGGTCGACCTGGTGGTCGCCGTCGACCCGCAGGCCGCCGCGCACCCCGGGCGCCAGCATCGGCTCCAGGCGCCGGCACTCCCGCCCGGACAGCCACTCGGAGGCGAGCCCCGAGCGCTGCTGCAGGGCGTGCAGGTCCCGCAGGTGGGCGCGGTCGTCGGCGTCGAGCGCGACGGCGAGGGTGCCGCAGCGGCGGTAGCCGACGTCGTGGCCGGTCAGCTCGGTCAGCTCGGCCACGAACTCCGGGTAACGGCGCGCCGACTCCAGATTGAGGGCGAGCAACGTCTCCTCGCCGTAGTGCAGTTCGGTGACCGCGGCCAGCATCCCGGCCGCTACGCGAGCGGCCCCGCCGCCCGGTTCGGGGTCCACCACGGCCGTGGTGAGCCCGCGTTGCGCGGCCCGCCAGGCCGTGACCAGGCCGATGATCCCGCCCCCGATGACGAGGACGTCGGACGTACGTGACGACATGGGCGTCCAGCCCCTCCCTTCGCCGGCATGACCCGGATCAGGTTCGTACGGTCGGAGGCCGCCAGCCTCCCTCTCAGCCCGGTGCGTCCGGGCTCCCGCGAGTGCTTGTACGGTGGCCACCCTAGCCCGCCCCGCTCACCACGCGTAAGGAGCCCTCGGCCGTGATCCGCTCGCTCGGCGGACTGGTGTTCGTCCCCGTGTCGGACCAGGCCCCAGGTCAGGTGGGCACCGGCACCCGGTTCACCCACCACTGAGCCGGAGCCGGCCGGTGCGCGCCGGCGCCCCCGGGAGACGGCCCCGGCTGGGAATACAGCGCGATCTGGGCGGGACAGGCCGGCGGCGACGTCGTACGCCCGGCTCCGGCACCAGCGTTGTGGAACAGGTCACCGAGCACGCCCCCTGACTGACGGAGCGTCACCTGACTATGGTGATCGGGTGAGCGAGCAGACAGCGCAAGAGGGCACGTCGCAGGGACCGCGCGTGGTCGTCGTCGGCGCGGGCATGGCCGGGGTCCAGACCGCGGTCGCCCTGCGGGAACAGGGCTTCCGGGGCGCAGTGACCGTCATCGGGGCCGAGGCCCACCAGCCGTACGACCGGCCGCCGCTGTCGAAGGCCGTCCTGCTCGGCAAGGCCGAGGGATCCGCCTTCGACGTGGACTTCGAGTCCCTCGGCGTCGAGCTGCGCCTCGGCTGCGAGGTGCGGGGCCTGCGCCCCGGCGATCGCGAACTGGACACCGGCACAGGCCCGGTGCCCTACGACGTCCTGGTCCTCGCCACCGGCGCCGAACCGATCACCCTGCCCGGCACCGGGGGCGTGCCCGGCGTGCACCTGCTGCGCACCCTGGACGACGCCGAGCGGCTGCGGCCCGTCCTCGCCCGGCAGCACGACATCGTGGTCGTCGGCGCCGGCTGGATCGGCGCCGAGTTCGCCACCGCCGCCCGTGAGGCGGGCTGCGCGGTGACCGTCGTCGAGGCCGCCGACCGGCCGCTCGCCGGTGCCCTGCCCGCCGAGGTCGCCGCCCCCATGGCCGCCTGGTACGCCGACGCGGGCGTGGAACTGCGCACCCACGCGCGCGTGGAGCGCGTCGAGCCCGGCGCGGTGCTGCTCGCCGACGGCACACGGCTGCCGGCCGGCGCCGTCGTCGTCGGCATCGGCGCCCGCCCCGCCACGGCCTGGCTGGCCGGCTCCGGCATCGAGCTGGGCGCGCACGGCGAGGTCCTCGCCGACGCCCACCTGCGCACCTCCCTGCCGGACGTGTACGCCGTCGGCGACTGCGCCTCCTTCCCGTCGGCCCGGTACGGCGAACGGCTGCTCGTCCACCACTGGGACAACGCCCTCCAGGGCCCGCGCACGGTCGCCGCCAACATCCTCGCCGCCGACCACCTCGGCGACACCCCGCAGGTCTACGACCCGGTGCCGTACTTCTGGTCCGAGCAGTTCGGCCGGTTCGTGCAGCACGCCGGCCACCACGCCGCCGCCGACCGCATGGTCCGGCGCGGCGACCCGACGGGACCTGCGTGGACGGTGTGCTGGCTGCGCGAGGACCGGCTGGTGGCCCTGCTGGCGGTCGGCCGCCCCCGGGATCTGGCGCAGGGACGACGGCTGATCGAGGCGGGCCGGCGGATGGACGCCCGGGCACTGGCCGACCCGAGCCGCCCCCTGAAGGACGCCGGCGCGGACTAGCCGGGGCCGGCTCCCGGGGACGCCGGCGCGCACCGGCCGGCCCCGGCACATCGTCCCAGGTGGACCTACCTGGCTTCCGACTGTCAGTGGGGGATGGCAGGCTTGTCCTGTGACCGAGATTGACGCAAAGATCGATGCTCTCGTCCCCGCCTGGCTCACCCTGCCCGACATCGCCGAGATGTTCGGTGTCGAGGTGACGCGTGTGCGGCAACTGGTCAAGGACGGCCAGCTCATCGCCGTACGCCGAGGTGAGAACAGGGCGCTGCACGTCCCCGCCGCCTTCATCGACGAGGACAAGGTCGTCAAGGGCCTGACCGGGACCTTGACGCTCCTGCGGGACGACGGCTTCACCGATGAAGAGATCATCGAGTGGCTCTTCACCCCCGACCCGAGCCTGCCCGGCACCCCCGCGCAGGCCCTGAGCGAGAACCGCGGCACGGAGGTGAAGCGCCGCGCCCAGGCGCTCGCCGTCTGAGGCGACCCGCACCAGGGGTGGCGTGCGGGCCCGCGCCCGCACGCCACCCGGACCGTCAGACACACCGACCACGGGGGGACCCACGCATGTCCGACAC contains:
- a CDS encoding sulfite oxidase-like oxidoreductase, which produces MGHPVERESGAGAGSELPPGQRLQRGWPVTHYGPVPKFRPERWEFGIFGATADGGKRTWDHEEFTALPYTTVVADLHCVTKFSMTGAEWGGVPARTILDLAPPAPDVTHVMVWAEYGFSSNLRLADFASDRTIFATHKDGELLTAEHGFPVRLIVPHLYAWKGPKWVRGVEYMTADRRGFWEERGYHNIGDPWKEQRYSYQEEPGDGPEL
- a CDS encoding DUF4396 domain-containing protein, with the protein product MDRTHTGHAHEHHQHGAHGGHHQHHGDSGTTATWPTAVRATLHCLTGCAIGEVLGMVVGTAFGWGNLPTTLLAIVLAFAFGYSLTLRGVLRAGLDLRTAVRVALAADTLSIAVMELIDNGVIVLWPSAMDAALGDPLFWISLAVSLALAFLVTTPVNKWTIGRGKGHAVVHRYHH
- a CDS encoding deoxyribonuclease IV, with product MSPDPSSLLPRNPVGSHVPVAGGLHSVGLSYARELRAETVQVFVANPRGWATPAGNPRQDEAFRAACAEESLPAYVHAPYLINFGSHTEATVERSVESLRHSLRRGREIGALGVVVHTGSATGGRAREVALKQVREHLLPLLDELTHDDDPFLLLESTAGQGSSLCSRTWDFGPYFEALDAHPKLGVCLDTCHIFAAGHDLTGPDGMHRTLDLLVDTVGEGRLKLIHANDSKDVAGAHKDRHENIGAGHIGEDPFRALMTHPATAGVPLVIETPGDREGHAADVERLKRLRDS
- the pknB gene encoding Stk1 family PASTA domain-containing Ser/Thr kinase: MDTTLQDPLVGQLLDGRYRVDARVAAGGMATVYRALDTRLDRVLALKVMHPALAVDGAFVERFIREAKSVARLDHPNVVQVFDQGTDGSYVYLAMEYVAGCTLRDVLRERGAVQPRAALDILEPVLAALGAAHLAGFVHRDMKPENVLIGDDGRVKVADFGLVRSVDTVTSTTGAVLGTVSYLAPEQIEQGVADPRVDVYACGVVLYEMLTGGKPHAGESPAQVLYRHIHEDVPPPSALVPGLPYRLDELVASATARTPDIRPHDAVALLLRVREARAGLTDEQLDALPPQAVTAEHDNAADRTSVIPRSLTVPRPLSADGGPPADVTDRTARFASPPPPPRRRPARPRRAVLAVVAAVLVVLGVGAGVWYINSGQFTEVPPLLTKSEPQARERLKDAGLDVGQVRHAYNDTVRRGTVISSDPGPGARIRDHDAVTLTVSLGPRTVKVPDVAGRPLAQAQARLKADGLEPGMVTRAFSDDVPKGSVIGTTPDAGTERHSGSAIALTVSKGGPIDVPDVTGEDVDGAKQELTDAGLTVRIATGRVNSSYDKGEVAAQSPRNGRKAAEGDTVTLTLSRGPEMIKVPDVVGDSVDDAHQRLEAAGFEVDDDRGLLGLFGDTVRKQSVAAGDRAPKGATITITIR
- a CDS encoding thiazole synthase, which gives rise to MADDPLVLGGLTLSSRLIMGTGGAPSLDVLERSLVASGTELTTVAMRRVDPAVHGSVLSVLERLGIRVLPNTAGCFTAGEAVLTARLAREALGTDLVKLEVIADERTLLPDPVELLEAAETLVDEGFTVLPYTNDDPVLARKLEDAGCAAVMPLGSPIGSGLGIRNPHNFQLIVEHARVPVIMDAGTGTASDAALAMELGCAGVMLASAVTRAQEPELMATAMRHAVEGGRLARRAGRIPPRHFAQASSPAAGLARLDPERPAF
- the thiS gene encoding sulfur carrier protein ThiS, whose product is MSVSVTISVNGEPRRVVPGTALDALVESLTAAPRGVAAAVNETVVPRARWAATALAEGDRVEVLTAVQGG
- the thiO gene encoding glycine oxidase ThiO gives rise to the protein MSSRTSDVLVIGGGIIGLVTAWRAAQRGLTTAVVDPEPGGGAARVAAGMLAAVTELHYGEETLLALNLESARRYPEFVAELTELTGHDVGYRRCGTLAVALDADDRAHLRDLHALQQRSGLASEWLSGRECRRLEPMLAPGVRGGLRVDGDHQVDPRRLSAALMAACERAGVVFHHAWAERLDVAGGRATGVTTADGTGLRAGRVVLAAGSLSGRLAGLPEELRPPVRPVKGQVLRLTVPRRFAPFLSRTVRAVVRGSQVYLVPRENGELVVGATSEELGWDTTVTAGGVYELLRDAHELVPGITELPLTETRAGLRPASPDNAPLLGPSGLKGLLLATGHHRNGVLLTPVTGDVLAHTLVTGGLPQEARPFTPRRFGAAPVEPLEQSA
- a CDS encoding NAD(P)/FAD-dependent oxidoreductase, with translation MSEQTAQEGTSQGPRVVVVGAGMAGVQTAVALREQGFRGAVTVIGAEAHQPYDRPPLSKAVLLGKAEGSAFDVDFESLGVELRLGCEVRGLRPGDRELDTGTGPVPYDVLVLATGAEPITLPGTGGVPGVHLLRTLDDAERLRPVLARQHDIVVVGAGWIGAEFATAAREAGCAVTVVEAADRPLAGALPAEVAAPMAAWYADAGVELRTHARVERVEPGAVLLADGTRLPAGAVVVGIGARPATAWLAGSGIELGAHGEVLADAHLRTSLPDVYAVGDCASFPSARYGERLLVHHWDNALQGPRTVAANILAADHLGDTPQVYDPVPYFWSEQFGRFVQHAGHHAAADRMVRRGDPTGPAWTVCWLREDRLVALLAVGRPRDLAQGRRLIEAGRRMDARALADPSRPLKDAGAD
- a CDS encoding Rv2175c family DNA-binding protein produces the protein MTEIDAKIDALVPAWLTLPDIAEMFGVEVTRVRQLVKDGQLIAVRRGENRALHVPAAFIDEDKVVKGLTGTLTLLRDDGFTDEEIIEWLFTPDPSLPGTPAQALSENRGTEVKRRAQALAV